In Rutidosis leptorrhynchoides isolate AG116_Rl617_1_P2 chromosome 6, CSIRO_AGI_Rlap_v1, whole genome shotgun sequence, the DNA window TATAATTACTGTAAATTACAAAATAGACTCTACATTTGTTACCAACACCCCAATACATAAACTCTCACCAGTCTCAGTCGTTCCCGttaaacccccaaatcactcaatTAGGGTTTCaaataaaaactaaaccctaacaaTTCATCAATTGAGGTTAATCCATGGCGACAGTTCGAATGATAGGCACGATTCTTATACTtcctttaatttttttatttttttctttttgcaGAAACCTAAATCTGCACTCCAAATTGTTAAATTTACTAACTTATTTTCTTTTTGATTTCAACTTCAAATAGACATTGCTGTTAATTTCACAGGTAAAGTTCATAATCCTGCCAAATcatattcgagtttaaaatattagtgttttattatctgATTAATTTTATATAACATGATGCAGATAGCATGTTCAAGGGTGTATATAATGGAAAACAATGTCATTTACCTGATATTGCTGCAGTTTTAACTAGGGCTTGGTCTGCTGGTGTTGACCGAATTATTGTAAGCTTATAGTTAATCTATGCTTACATTTATTAATTGTATTGCTACATTTCTTTTTTATCGGTATCAAAGTACACATTTATCATATTGCTTTTCCTTTCGCTTTGAAATATGAAACTGTTAGTGTTGCTAAGTAGATTGCTTACAAATGATGACTTTGTTCAATGTTGATTAAGCGAGTTATTTAGCTAAATTGGTTGAGAAACATAATATTACTGAATCTACATCATAACGATTGAGGGGACATCTTTGTGGCAGGTCACAGGAGGATCGCTTGAGGAATCGAAGGAAGCTTTAGCAATTGCTGAAACCGATGGTTAGTCAATATGTATGCTGATATGTAGTATATGTTTAATGCTTTTTTAGTATTTGATTTGAGCGTCTTTATAATTTTGTGGCAGCGAGATTATTTTGTACTGTTGGAGTGCACCCAACCCGATGCAATGTGAGTGCTGTGTGTGTTCATTGTTTGTATGTAATGTTTGTGTCAGTTGGATTAAAAGAAACTTGATGTTATGACATACGATTCTTTAATTGTGGTTCAGGAGTTTGATGAGAGTGGTGATCCGGACAAACATTTTCAAGCACTCTTGTCGCTGGCTAAAGAGGGTGTTGAGAAAGGGAAGGTAAGCTCAATTCATAAAACATTTACTTAAAAATATGATTCAATTCAGTTCTACAGTCGTAAAACTACTGGTGTCCCGCAAATTCAATTATAGCCCAATCACTAACCGAGTAACCGTTATGTTATACTGATGTCCCATATATAGTCACACAATTGTCCAAATCACTCAATAAAATCAAATAATTTAGTATAAGTTATCAATGTGAATTAATCGCCGTTAATCACATAATAACTCACGTGATAGAACTAATTGTTAAACCTAGATAACAATGGTTCTTTGAGTAAACATATTTTAAGTACTCTATCAACAGCATAACATTCAAAAGATTAACTATCCATATAGCTATGAATACAAGGGAGACTAGCCCGTAACTTGGGTTAAGCCCCTCTACCATTCGCTAATTGATGAATTCTCAAAATCATATCACCAAATTGTTTAGTGATGTACAGGTGTCACACATATTTGTCACTCTGTTTTTGATGAGATGTCTAGGTTGCTCCCCAAAAATGTTGATAAAAGAATGAATAAAAGATAATCTAATTCAAAATTAGGAAAGTGTTTATATGGAAAATCGACTCCATACCCAGCGGATTAGTTCGTACCAGCCGGTGGTTAAACCAACAGTTTCCCCGCATACTTGCCCAAACGCGGGATAACCTAGGAAATCATCTACTATCCAACGGGATCGATCTTTTAAGCCTCGCTCGTCAAATTATTGCTCTACCTAATCAGGTGGGTAACGTAGAAAACCCGGTGGGTAACCCATATTTTTTGCATTTTCCAACTTCGATTGGCTTAGAACATCGCGATTAAGGATAGGCTTCCTATAAAACATGTGACTTCATCATATTAAGCTTCAAAACATCCAACCTTGAGTGTTGCACCTGAATTTAATTCCAATATGATTTAAGTACCGAAAGTTCATGAATTTAGCGCAAATACTATATAAACCATACTGATATTGCCAATGAATGGTGGTATAAAATATGTAGGCAATATCAAATATTTAAACTGTTCTTTTAGCAAAATGACTAGACTTCGCAGAATAATTTTGAGAAGTGGCTTCTTTCTAAGAATTTGATTATTTTTTGcgaagtttttttttttatcatcaaattGACTTATTTCTTGTGAAACGTTGACATTTTGTGATGTTGACCTTTTTCAAAGTGTTTACTTTTTCCTTGCAAATTTGACGTTTTTGCGAGATGTTATTTGTCTTTCAGTCTATCACTATCTTGCGAATGTATATTATTAAAAAAACAAAGTAGGTGGTTAGTATATAGTTTTGAAACATATATTTGGCTTTTGGATATCGTTTTGTTAAATAAACCCTTTCAAAAAATGTTAATCAACTGATCTCCCCCTAATTATGCTGCACATTTTTAACTGTAACATCTTTTAGCCGGTGGATTATGAAAATTATATTGTCTAAAAGGATTAAACTAAGATTGATTTCTCTTATCTATTTAAAAGGTAGTGGCGATTGGCGAATGTGGATTGGATTACGACAGAACTCACTTTTGTACACCCGAAACTCAGAAGAAGTACACGCCTGCTTGAATCATATATAACTCAATTACAAACAGGTTGctataatttaatattttttttttttttttttttttttaatcattaggtACTTTGAGAGACAGTTTGAATTAGCCCACATTATGAAGCTTCCGATGTTTCTTCATATGCGAGCAGCTGCTGACGATTTCTGTAACATTCTCGAACAAAACAAACACAGATTTTACGGTGGAGTTGCGCACTCGTTTACCGGTACATCTGAAGACCGTGACAAGCTTTTGGCGTTTAATAATCTTTTTATAGGTCAATGTCTTACAATTTTGATATCATTTTAATTGCATTTTATTACATATATGTTTctaattttgaaattttgtttctTATGGTAACAGGTATAAATGGTTGCTCGTTGAAAACTTCTGAGAACCTTGACGCATTGAAGGGTATCTCGATTGAGCGAATGATGATCGAGACGGATTCTCCGTATTGTGAGATTAAAAATACTCATGCTGGGAAGCATTTTATAAAATCGACTTGGCCTTCTAAGAAGAAAGAAAAGTATGACCAAGATAACTTGGTCAAAGGTCGAAATGAACCTTGCTTAGTTCGGTAAGTGCATTTTTGTGATGTCTAGAGGTGGCAATTTTGACCCGTTCACTTGGAATGGTttgatttgggttatcgttgatatTTATCTTGTGAAAAGATAAAAACCGAATTAGCTAAATTTGAAATGGAATCTCCCTTATTTTTTTACCGCCTAAAGCATTTTTATTCAATAAATTTGGATAATATCGAAATTCTATATTTGTTATCATATtacattctaattctaattctaatactaatagtGTTTTGCATCAACTTAACCACGCCCCTTTCAAACAATATCACATTTGAAAAGGCAGATAACTTAATTTTAATGCTTATGAGCTTTATCGCCTTGAGCTTACGAGCTTCAATAAGCTAATCTAAAAAAATGCTGACTGAAATTATCTGTATCCTGAAATTTCAGGTAGCCCAACTTATCATTCTGGTCATGTATATGAAGTCATGTAAGATATATTGGGCTTGAGATATTTGTTTAATCTGGAAAGCCCAAGCCCAGGCCCAGGCCCAAGCCCAAGCCCAAGCCCAATGTAATGTCTTGCCTATGTGAATTTGGACTGTTAAAATACTGATGTAATAAAATAACCGTTTCCAGCCAAGTCCTTGAGGTCGTTGGTGGTTGTAAAGGCGTTGCTGATATCAACCAACTGAGCAGAACTTTGTACCACAACACTTGCAGGTATATTCAACACATTAATCTTTACGCCTTTACATATTCATTGATTTCTCTCCTGAAAATGTTGGTTATTTGCATCTATTTTGGGTCAAAACGAGTACCGTTTTCTACAAATATACGTAAGTTAATTCAAGTTGTCACCAAGTATACTCGGTTTAACATGGTCTGCTTTGCAGGGTATTCTTTCCTCAAGATTTGGATTCTGCAGCAGATGCTATTCTTTCCGCTGTTCAGACTCCCGAGtaatgtaatttttttattttattttttgatttttgatGCATTTTTTTGCCATTTACACTTTTTTGTTCATACAAAACACAAAAAGTGTACTATTAGTTGATAATTGCACTCAAAAGTTGTATGCATAATGATGTAGGTGAAATTGTGAAAATCATACCTCCAAGGTGACTTCCATTTATAAACTTTTTTCCCCAAACATTCAAGTTCTTTTTAATTTTCACTTGTATAAAATAATTAGTGTTATTTTTTGCTATAGAAAGTACTGTAATATATAAAAGGTACCACTATACCAAATAAAGTGCATACACTGAAATGTGTAATGTGTCATGCATGAGGTCCGTTTCGTTACCTAAAAAAACAGTTAATAGTTTTCTCGTATTCTTTTGACTCATTGTGCAAATATTTTCATACACTAAAGAATATCCTAAGAATCATGTGAATATTTGGAAGAAATAATAACATTGATGTCAAGTATAAATTGACATTATGATTCCCATTTATACAACACAAACTAAAGACTTCACAAATTTTTATCAACATTGCAAATAAACGGGACGCCCTCTCTTGTATCGACGAAGAATGTGAATCCCTCTCTTGTATCGACGAAGAATGTGAATCTCGCGTAATCAAGAAATGAAAGGTTAGGACACTAAGCTTGTTTACAAGTATGATCTATGCATTCAAAGTATATGGCATTTATACTGTAGGTTGTTTTAAATTGACATATACCTTGTTTATCTTATAAAATGCTTAGTACTAACATTCAAAAAGTTTTAAGTATTTCTCGATTGATACATTGTTAGAAGTTTCGATCAAGTAATAGGATCGCTGCCTCTAACATTGGGCACAAATTGAGTGACAACGTTCGAGATGGTTGTTTCGTTAAAATTCAATCGTTGTCACGCGAATTTTAATTGCATTTATATGATACTTGAGCATATATTCCTTTAACTTGACCTAATTTTCATAGATAAACAAAACAATATAAAATGTTACAATGCAATAGTTATATCCTTCACATATGTTTATTACGTTGGTCTAATTCAACTCACAGAATTCGTATAAAATAACCAGCATATGACGAATGGTAATTTACCTAATGCCTATATTATGTGTGTCTAGTCGCCATTGTGTCGTATAACCTACCCAATGCATGCTTATGTAGTTGCCACAATcttaattattagtaattaattaatgataatcataatataattacaAACTAATCTACTCGTCCACCACTGATAAAGGATATCTTCTTCCATTTTTTCCATAAATTTTGATGATTATACTTTGGCTTCTATATTGTTTATGATTTATGATCCTTTAAAAAAATAAAGTTAAAGTTAAATACTTGTTTTCCATTTGTCGAAAAGTCTCATATCACATTTGTTTCGAATTTGAGCCTTTCCAATCACGACTCCAATTTAGTATTCTTGTATGTCAAATATTCCataaataaaatgaaatatttCAAGATAAGTTATAAACATGAAACTTTAAGATTTAGAAAATAATACTTTATAATATTTTGAGTTAGAAAAGACaaactaaactattttttttttttttttatttttaataaaggaAATAGATTTCATATTGGGAGATGTTACTAACACATGAGTTTTTGCTCCATACACACAAAATTCTTGAGTCACTACTTATCATCGACATAAGATTTTATACCCTTAATGATGGCTTAATTCTTGAGTCACTACTTATCATCGGCATAAGGTTAATATTGACAATTTATATAATTTGGTgtgtatgaaaaaaaaaaaactcatgtgTTAGTATCATCTCCCTTTTATAATAAAAGACTCCCCCCTAGCAAGACGCTCAAAAGGAACTAAAATAAAACGATTACAATAGCTTTATAAGCTAAACATCCTAATGAATACTCTGTATTACATTACATTTAGATCTGTTACACAACTAATTAAAAGCAAAATTACAAATGGaatcaaaaaatacatctttctgtaTCCAACGAGCTCCAAAAAGAACAGTATTACAAAACCTCCAAATATGTCAAACAAAAGAAACAATAATAACATACAATTAGATCTTATTATCTTCCGGGACATGCCATGTATCGTACCAATTAATCCACTCATTCCAATCGCCAAAAGTTGGTAACTCCAAGTCGACCCAATATAGTAGTTTTCCTCCATATTTCCAACGCAATCGAGCATCCAAACAAAAGATGATCAAAAGATTCCACACAATAATCACATACCATCTAATATCCTCGATCTCCATACCCTCAAAAAGAAATTAAGTCTAGTCGTCACCTATTCCAAGCTTCTCTCCAAAGGAAGATGTTCATTTTTCGGGAAACCTGCTTCACCCATCTAGTCGCCAAATCAAAATGAGGAAGGATACATTCATCGATAGAGGCTATAGTATCACATACTGGAAATACCCATTCGTCGAAATGGACCATTCCATGCATCATTACCACCATTTAGAAAGCAAGAAGTTATTAATGAGATGAACTACTGCAACAGATCAAGATGACATTCCACTTCCATTCTCCTCCAACTAACCGATCGGCTAAAAATACATTCACAATTAGAATCAAGATGATACAACCTTCCAATTTAGAGTCTAAAGAATCATCCCTCTCTAATTATCCTTTCAAAAAACGAACCAAATGACCATTCTTCACTGTAACGTGGAGAATATTAGCCAGTAACACAACATCGAACTTAACTTTCTGAAACAATTTAATGATAGAAACCCACAAACTAAAGCCATGAAGGTTAGCCTCAAAGCCACCCCCACAACCATAATGGCACTAATAACAGACGCCCACTTAGAGTCCGGCAGTGTCACAAATCTCTAAATCCACTTGAGAAGTAACGCATAATTAAAAGAACGAATACTTTCAATACCTAGACCACTATTGTCGTATAATTAATGACCGCCTCCGGACATTTATATATCGACAAATAATAAATGGACATCGATCCGAGTACAGCTTTAACGAGAGTTGAAGGACCTCTTATAGATAAAAGATTAGATTGCTACCCCGATAGCCTTTTTAAATAAATCAAAAAGAGACTTTTAATTATCAAGGCGGTTCATGGATACTCTCATAGTAAGTCTCAAAAAAGAGAGGAGAAACTCCCTTAGAACAACTTGCAAAGGAAACAAGTGCGTCCATCTCACTTCGACGATCCTAATTAGGGCAATCTTTGTTAACATTATTACTTTCTTAATTACTAGTGCTACTCTATTTAAGTTAAAATCTATATTTTCGTGTTACATTTTTTATTTCATAAAAAATTGGTAAACTTGATTTAATACAAGGTAACATGTGCTCAAGTGATATACGTGTAAACTCAAAATGGGCTAAGTAACTGAAATGACtacatatttatataataaaatatactccgTAGTATAGTATTTCTTTTGATTTGTTATTGAATTAAAAACTCATTAATTCGTTATACAAATTTGTAGTATTAGTTTTTCGGCGAGGCTCATATAGGTTTTGTAGTTATTTTATATACATAAATTACCTCCCAAGATTTTTGTAAAATACTccataaaatatatttaaaatgttaTAAAAACAAGAAATATACAGTTGATATGCAAAAATGTTATAAAAACAAGAAATATACAGTTGATATGCACAAGTGGACAATAACACATCTTCTAGTTAGTGCCCATTCCAATTTCTCCACCCATTtataattactttcattaaaattgcATTTTTTTTCTCTTGCAAATCAACACTAAACCACTTTTACAAAAGTAATTAACCAGATAGGATTAGCATTATACAagattattaagatcatgattatctAATCCGTACATGCATTTGGTGTGTCCCTAGCTTAACATATATATATCTTTGACTTAGAGATGGAAATTAAATTACATGACAACTAAAATTAATAACTGAAAATGACTTTGATTTTGGATCCGTACAGAGTAATTatctttatattttataaaaataatattacaaaCTTACAGATGTTTCCTATTCATTCTTAAAATAATACGTCATATTCGATTTTGGATTTGGATAACATGGTTTAATTCAACAAATGACAAAAGTATAAAGTTAATCTTTGCATAAAAATGTAGGTGCAAAGTACGTTCCTTTATTTGTGGCAAAGAGAAGATAGCTACATGTTAATATATGCAATATAAGTAAAAAATGATTAAGTtgaaaacaaaaaaagaaaaagattGAAATTGAAATTTCTAAGACCTCCCGCTTTAAAGGACCTTAAACATCTGTGAAATCAAGAAATATCTGCCAAATCTCCTATGTAGATGGGATCGGATCGTTAAAGGGGCTTCTGTGAATGCTACGTGAGAGGAATCACGGTCATTTGGCTGAGAGGGGTGAATCAAGTGCTTTTATTTTCTTGTACAATGTGCTTTATGTGTTGTACATTTTATAATTGTGTGGCTATATTTAAGGATATTGGTTATTGAAAGATCGATACCGTTTAGTGATTAATTAGTGAAATATATGTAAAAACGGGTGGTATTGGTGTGGCTCTAGGAAGTTTAGTGAAAGCAGTGAAGGATAAAGAGTGACCTAAGTTAGGTAATGTTTTTTATAGTTGCTCATTTTTGAAAGaaataaaaatttattaaattATTGATGTGTTTAGTTACG includes these proteins:
- the LOC139852988 gene encoding uncharacterized protein — its product is MATVRMIDIAVNFTDSMFKGVYNGKQCHLPDIAAVLTRAWSAGVDRIIVTGGSLEESKEALAIAETDARLFCTVGVHPTRCNEFDESGDPDKHFQALLSLAKEGVEKGKVVAIGECGLDYDRTHFCTPETQKKYFERQFELAHIMKLPMFLHMRAAADDFCNILEQNKHRFYGGVAHSFTGTSEDRDKLLAFNNLFIGINGCSLKTSENLDALKGISIERMMIETDSPYCEIKNTHAGKHFIKSTWPSKKKEKYDQDNLVKGRNEPCLVRQVLEVVGGCKGVADINQLSRTLYHNTCRVFFPQDLDSAADAILSAVQTPE